Proteins encoded by one window of Helicobacter winghamensis ATCC BAA-430:
- a CDS encoding EexN family lipoprotein: protein MKNVIKLGLLSAVVATLFSACSSEPKSVQYYEDPKNAKELEAKIKECDKNANSAKTNTECANAYKARYSKSLQKPRESAMEFFKNQNANDK, encoded by the coding sequence ATGAAAAATGTCATTAAACTAGGTTTGCTTAGTGCAGTTGTTGCCACTTTATTTTCTGCTTGTTCTTCAGAGCCAAAGAGTGTGCAATATTATGAAGATCCAAAAAATGCTAAAGAATTGGAAGCTAAAATCAAAGAATGCGATAAAAACGCTAATTCTGCAAAAACTAATACAGAATGTGCAAATGCTTACAAAGCACGATACTCAAAATCACTTCAGAAGCCGAGAGAAAGTGCTATGGAGTTTTTCAAAAATCAAAATGCAAATGATAAATAA
- a CDS encoding type II toxin-antitoxin system HicB family antitoxin, protein MLLNVIIEKDQDGYFARILELEGCVSQGNTYEEALFNIKEAGELYLESLKSEEKRTIENKITSIVPVVLANA, encoded by the coding sequence ATGTTATTGAATGTTATCATTGAAAAAGATCAAGATGGATATTTTGCACGCATTTTAGAGCTTGAAGGTTGTGTTTCACAAGGCAATACTTATGAAGAGGCTTTGTTTAATATAAAAGAAGCAGGGGAACTTTATTTAGAAAGCCTTAAAAGTGAAGAAAAAAGAACTATTGAAAATAAAATAACCTCAATTGTTCCTGTGGTTTTAGCCAATGCCTGA
- a CDS encoding type II toxin-antitoxin system HicA family toxin — MPELPRMTAKEAERLLLQNGFLIDRQKGSHRIYKKDSYRMVIPHHSGEILHPKIIKQLFEIIEMSKE; from the coding sequence ATGCCTGAATTGCCAAGAATGACTGCAAAAGAAGCAGAAAGGCTTTTATTGCAAAATGGTTTTTTGATTGATAGGCAAAAAGGTAGCCATAGAATCTATAAAAAAGATTCTTATAGAATGGTTATTCCTCATCATAGTGGAGAGATTTTACATCCTAAAATCATAAAGCAACTTTTTGAAATTATTGAAATGAGCAAGGAATAA
- a CDS encoding AAA family ATPase: MPKRNTIDTITLGIFSDENVSVICEDTIKLEKGSVAVLSGNSEVGKSFLALKICANAINDGLKPFFWSIEDKNQAILERIKNIENFYPFNTAELEFSNELPKIDKEPISSLKEELNELADCDLIVIDTFSAFFSILGFKDQNNQNDVQSFFNVLTDVAKSNKQAILLLHHLDKKGESLMGSSVIINAPRLVYKLSFQKGEDKSSTTYRLLEVLKDNNNINAGEFQKTIKVLQNNSIDEPLIKDVKVENIDNHTLEIINKKDISAVNVNDLAEGYVTMNENRGVFYLSSRKLTDTNFYKAFKENDNKVSFEMIGSNGSSYAITLKNSLLTQTHRNILDALFLYIKKNVDTSVIRKYQEQFWDMEVRLEPYKFLKQYLNKAPSNYSWLKQKFTEISRFAYDLSFTQNIEVKDKQTTTQRDKGILMFDSVERITKENGVIVSVFVLTVRREYIKRLETESTLSYDDDLSKILIDLNSLVAQDLIRFLTSFPDKKILSYSEFCEIKAYKFYKENSIISKQKKEIIKLKNKLIEFGINIYGKGVEFADYDDEFFYRKYKNENDLFFIYKSNNRVKRYIKRNDPMNQLNTKNNKFLLQKSLFD; the protein is encoded by the coding sequence ATGCCAAAACGCAATACTATTGATACCATCACACTTGGGATTTTTAGCGATGAAAATGTTTCTGTGATTTGTGAAGATACCATTAAATTAGAAAAAGGCTCTGTCGCTGTGCTAAGTGGCAATAGTGAAGTGGGTAAATCTTTCTTAGCTTTAAAAATTTGTGCTAATGCTATCAATGATGGCTTAAAACCTTTTTTTTGGAGTATAGAAGACAAAAATCAAGCAATTTTAGAACGCATTAAAAATATAGAAAATTTTTATCCTTTTAATACTGCGGAACTTGAATTTTCTAATGAACTTCCAAAAATTGATAAAGAACCTATAAGTAGCTTAAAAGAAGAGCTTAATGAATTAGCAGATTGCGATTTAATCGTCATTGATACCTTTAGTGCATTTTTTTCAATTTTAGGTTTTAAAGACCAAAATAATCAAAATGATGTGCAAAGTTTTTTTAATGTTTTAACAGATGTGGCTAAATCAAATAAACAAGCTATTTTACTACTTCATCACTTGGATAAAAAAGGTGAAAGTCTTATGGGTAGCTCTGTCATTATTAATGCTCCTAGACTTGTTTATAAGCTTTCATTTCAAAAAGGAGAGGATAAAAGTTCTACCACCTATCGTTTGCTTGAAGTTTTAAAAGACAATAATAATATCAATGCTGGAGAATTTCAAAAAACAATTAAAGTCTTGCAAAATAATAGCATTGATGAGCCTTTAATCAAAGATGTGAAAGTGGAAAATATTGACAATCATACCTTAGAGATTATCAATAAAAAAGATATTTCTGCTGTTAATGTTAATGATTTAGCAGAGGGTTATGTAACAATGAATGAGAATAGAGGAGTCTTTTATCTAAGCTCACGCAAACTTACTGATACTAATTTTTATAAAGCTTTTAAAGAAAATGATAATAAAGTATCGTTTGAAATGATTGGTTCAAATGGTTCATCTTATGCGATTACCCTTAAAAACTCTTTGCTTACACAAACACATAGAAATATTTTAGACGCTTTGTTTTTGTATATTAAGAAAAATGTAGATACCAGTGTTATAAGAAAGTATCAAGAGCAATTTTGGGATATGGAAGTAAGATTAGAACCTTATAAATTTTTAAAACAATATCTCAATAAAGCTCCTAGCAATTATTCGTGGTTGAAACAAAAATTTACGGAAATTTCTCGCTTTGCGTATGATTTATCTTTTACTCAAAATATTGAAGTTAAAGACAAGCAGACAACTACTCAAAGAGATAAGGGAATTTTGATGTTTGATTCTGTGGAGCGTATCACAAAAGAAAATGGCGTAATTGTGTCTGTATTTGTGCTAACAGTTCGCAGAGAATATATCAAAAGACTTGAAACAGAATCAACACTCTCTTATGATGATGATTTATCAAAAATTCTTATTGATTTAAATTCTTTAGTGGCTCAAGATTTAATAAGATTTTTAACAAGTTTTCCTGATAAAAAAATCCTTAGTTATAGTGAGTTTTGCGAAATTAAGGCTTATAAATTCTATAAAGAAAACTCCATAATTTCAAAACAAAAGAAAGAAATTATTAAGCTAAAGAATAAGCTTATAGAATTTGGTATTAATATCTATGGTAAAGGTGTGGAATTCGCCGATTATGATGACGAATTCTTTTATCGTAAATATAAAAATGAAAATGATTTATTTTTCATCTACAAAAGCAATAATAGGGTAAAAAGATATATCAAGCGTAATGACCCTATGAATCAATTAAACACCAAAAATAACAAATTCCTTTTGCAGAAGTCTTTGTTTGATTAA
- a CDS encoding recombinase family protein, translated as MVLAYIRVSTNKQDIETQKYQILQYAFNEKLNIDEFVEVQQSSTKSPHKRRINELKSKVNKGDILIVYEISRLGRSMFETMNLILELSEQGVQFVFLKQPELSSFNSAHSKLLLSFYTYMAEVEKDFISQRTKAGLEKARANGKILGRPVGSYSSMYDEHLETIKELIDKELSLKSIWKYIGKKGSYVTFYNFCKSRKLITKSLS; from the coding sequence ATGGTTTTAGCATACATTAGGGTAAGCACTAATAAACAGGATATAGAAACACAAAAATATCAAATTTTACAATATGCTTTTAATGAAAAATTGAATATAGATGAATTTGTAGAAGTGCAGCAAAGCTCCACTAAAAGTCCGCATAAAAGAAGAATTAATGAATTGAAATCTAAAGTTAACAAGGGCGATATATTAATTGTTTATGAAATTTCGAGACTTGGTAGGAGTATGTTTGAAACTATGAATTTGATTTTAGAGTTATCAGAACAAGGAGTTCAATTTGTCTTTTTAAAACAACCTGAACTTAGCAGTTTTAATAGTGCCCACTCAAAATTATTGCTGAGTTTTTATACCTATATGGCAGAAGTAGAAAAAGATTTTATCTCACAAAGAACAAAGGCTGGACTTGAAAAAGCTAGAGCAAATGGAAAGATTTTAGGGCGTCCTGTTGGCTCTTATTCTAGTATGTATGATGAGCATTTGGAAACAATTAAAGAACTCATAGATAAAGAATTATCTTTAAAATCTATTTGGAAGTATATAGGCAAAAAAGGTAGCTATGTAACATTTTACAATTTTTGCAAATCAAGAAAACTAATAACAAAGAGTTTATCATAA
- a CDS encoding TrbC/VirB2 family protein, translating to MKKSLALVLISSTFLFGAGGIDKVNTFLQNLSTAFYAIGVFILTIAIMWGGSKIMFQGQTLREVAPIFIGGILFGSASALAGYFIS from the coding sequence ATGAAAAAATCACTCGCTTTGGTTCTTATAAGTTCCACATTTTTATTTGGAGCTGGTGGGATAGATAAAGTTAATACTTTTTTGCAGAATTTAAGCACAGCTTTCTATGCTATTGGCGTATTTATACTTACTATTGCAATTATGTGGGGTGGTTCTAAAATAATGTTTCAAGGACAAACACTTAGAGAGGTTGCTCCTATTTTTATCGGTGGTATTCTTTTTGGTTCGGCTTCGGCACTTGCTGGTTATTTTATTTCATAA